The following nucleotide sequence is from Halorussus caseinilyticus.
TTACGGCCCGCCAAGATTTCGATGGGGTCCACGCTCTCGACCTCACCGACGACATCGCTCTGGAGGCCGCACGTCTTCAGGACCAACTCCTCGACGACGGCCAGCGAATGCCTGCCCGTGACCTACTCATCGCCGCGACCGCCCGCTCGACAGGCGACCATCTCGTCGTCGCCGACAGCGATTTCGAAACGGCAATCCTTCAGTCTCACATCCGAGTGACTAACCTCTCGAAGTGATGGCGTCTTCAGTCGGGGAAGAATCGTCAGGTGAACTATGGCAGTCAGGAACTACTAATAGTGCCCGCAACTGCCGCGTCCTGACGGTGGGGGAAAATGTTTATTATTCCATAATTTGACCGCATCAGTAATGAGGTTCCTTTCTATACTGCGGAGCCACGAAATAACAATACGACCTTAGATGCCTTTGGGAACGGAGGGGACAAGGAAATCACTCGGATGGTGAATCTTCTGGAGTCAATGGACCTTGACCGGGTTCTGAGCAATCAGACCGTCAATATATTGGTCGATAACTTGGAGTATAGCAAAGAGCGCGAAATGGTGATAGCCGACCTATACAAGCAGACTAACCCCGGTAAAGCCCTCCATCAATTGGCGGAAGAAGAGGACGAAGTAACAATCCATGAAATAATCTCTGAGCATGAAAATGCCTTCGTCCAGGGAAAGTTGGGGATGAAGAAGATTGATGGCGAAATCAATCTGCTCATAGAGAACAATTTCGGCTCTTTCTTCGTTTATGCGTGTAAGGGCATGGATGTCACGCCCATCTATTCATCTGAGACAATACAGGCTATCCAAGAATCAGACACAATCGGAGATACGACGCTGGATTTCGCCAACGACTATGATTTGAAAGCCTCTCTATTCCAGCCGCCCGAAGATGCAGATATTCGGGAAGAGAGGGGGTTCGGAAGTGTAAATCTCACAAATAAAATCACCTCTCTTCTCGACATTTCGCGTGCGCACCGAATATCGCTCGACATTGACCGGGACGAATGGCTTGCAAACGTTGATGTCTTTGAGGAACTAATCGAATCAGGTATCGTGACACGGGTCCGGGTTGAGGGTACGAAAGACAACATCGTGAAACTCGGTGAGGGAGGCGAGCGTGCGATTAGAGAATACGTTGAGACAAGTAGCTCAGGAAGGAAAGGCGTGAGAGAGGCCTTTCTCAATTACCCCCAATGATTCTGAATCTGTATCGGACAATAAAACAGATAAGCAACTACTTGGGGAGGATTCGCTACCCACGGAGCCGGATGCTCGTCTACTCCTTCGTAAGTATCACAGGAGGAGTGATACTATCGAACAGCTCTGAAGCCGCCGAACTACCGATTCTGAGTGTCACCGCAATTCTGTTCGGGTTCACAATTAATGCAGTCGTCATGCTGGGCAACTCTTCTGAGCACTACCTATCAGAAGAGACCGCTCATATCGAGGAACTGAGAAAATACTACAAAAAATCGCTCCACATCTCGATTCACACTCTCGGCATCGGGATTACAACAATCGTCATCGTTGGCCTGTACAAGCTGTTTCCCGACCTCAATATCATCCTGACTCAGATACCGCTAATGGGAAACCCAATTGAAATCGAGTTAGTAGGGATGACTACGTACACTCTGGTCATCTACTACCTCTTGGTGTTCTCTATCGTAATCGCTTCGGCGGCAGAACTCGTGAAGATACGAATATAGCGGAAAGTTGTGCGGCGATTATCGCCACTCAAATACCGAGTCGGTAGATATTGTTTCGGTAAAGGTCTTCGATGTCCTTGTAGTACGTGTGCAGATACGAGTGAATCGGCTCGTTCATCGACCCCTTCCGCACCGAATCGCCGCGCATGTATTTCACCAGTTCCTCGTTCGCGTTCTGCTGGACGCGCCACCACGTCGTGAACCGATGCCGCCCGAAGTGACTCGTCACCGCCTCGTAATCCTCCGTCTCCGCGCACTCCGGATGGAACTCGTTCTTCTACGCGACGTTCACCATCTTGTGATTCATCCTCGTATAGCTCTCGTCCGAGAGGAACAGCCGCGGTGCGTCGTTGCCCGACGCACCAACAGGTAGCGACCGATTAATCCGCCTTCGCCTGCCACCCTCTCAGCCTGTCCTCGCTCACGCCTTGCACCTCCGAGGCCACCGTCTCGACTTCGGCCTCCTTCAGGTCCTCGATGCTCTCGATTCCGGCGTCAGAGAGCTTTTCGGCCGTCTTCGACCCGATGCCGTCGAGCGATTCGAGGTCGCTCCCGGACTCGCTCTCGCGGGCCTTGAACTCCCGGTAGTTGCAGATGGGACAGCCCAGTTCCCACGGTTCGTCGCCCGAG
It contains:
- a CDS encoding integrase, producing the protein MTSHFGRHRFTTWWRVQQNANEELVKYMRGDSVRKGSMNEPIHSYLHTYYKDIEDLYRNNIYRLGI
- a CDS encoding PIN domain-containing protein, giving the protein MTFLDSSVIIDMLDGVDSTVEYVQEQGEPYFTSSLCVFEILDGVLGSGSTDVVTARQDFDGVHALDLTDDIALEAARLQDQLLDDGQRMPARDLLIAATARSTGDHLVVADSDFETAILQSHIRVTNLSK